The genomic DNA GTTGACCCGATCCTGGGCATCCAGGCGGCAGTGATGCGCAAACCTTGGGCAGAAGGTCTGCCGGATCAGAGTTTCTCGCTCCATGAATCGATTGCCGGCTATACGGTCGAGGGCGCCTATGCCGAGTTCATGGAACACTGCAAGGGTCGTCTGAAGACCGGGTACCTCGCCGATATCGTCGTCTTGTCGGCCGATATCGAGGCGACGGCGCCCGAAGCGCTGCACACCGTTCGGCCCGTCACCACCATTTGTGGTGGAAGGGTCACTTACCAAGCCTGAGGACAGCCAGACCCGAGGGTGGCATGGAGATTGCCTTTAAAAGTCGAGTGACAGCTCCGCAGTTGCCAAGCCAGTCGGCTTATGGTGACAATCAAACAGGAACAAACCTGCCGCCAAGAGCAGGCTCTCTCAATGGGGAAATCGTGCCGGAACAACCGGGTAAGAACGCGATCGAAGTTCGCGGTGTACGCAAAGTATTTGGAACCGGTGAAAACCAGGTAGCCGCTCTCGACACGGTGTCGGTGTCGATCCGCGAGAACGAGTTTTTCACCCTGCTCGGCCCGTCCGGATGCGGAAAGACGACGCTGCTGAGACTGATTGCCGGCTTCGATTTCCCAACCGCCGGCGAAATCCTGCTGCACGGCCAGGACATCGCGCCGCTGCCGCCATTCAAGCGCCCGGTCAACACCGTCTTCCAGAGCTACGCGCTGTTCCCGCATATGACGGTGGCTGAGAATATCGGCTTCGGGCTGGAGATGCTCGGCAAGCCGAAGGCGGAGATCGAAGCGCGCGTCGCCCAGATGCTAAAGCTGGTCAAGATGGAGGCGTTGAAGGCGCGCCGCACCAGCCAGATCTCCGGTGGCCAGCAGCAGCGCGTCGCGCTCGCCCGGGCGCTGGCGCCGCAGCCGAAAGTGCTGCTGCTCGACGAGCCGCTCTCGGCGCTCGACTACAAGCTGCGCAAGGAAATGCAGATCGAGTTGAAGCGTCTGCAGCACGAGACCGGCATCACCTTCATCTTCGTCACCCACGACCAGGAAGAAGCGCTGACCATGTCCGACCGCATCGCGGTCATGTCGGCCGGCAAGATCCTGCAGGTCGGGACGCCGCGCGATATCTACGACCGGCCGGCGGAGCGCTTCGTCGCCGACTTCATCGGCGAGACGAATTTCCTGGCCGGCACGGTGGTATCGAAGAAGCCCGGCGTGGCGACGGTCAAATTCGCGCGCAGTGCCACGATCGCCGCCGGTTATCCGGAAGGCTTCGATCCGACGGGCGAAGTGACGCTGGTGGTGCGTCCCGAGCATGCCGACCTGGTGCCGGACCCGGCCAAGGGCACGATCGCCGGAACCCTCTCCAACATCGTTTATTTCGGCACCGACACGCATTATCACGTGAAGCTCGATGGTGGCGAAAACTTCATCGTGCGCCACCAGAACAGCCGTTCGAGCCCGGTGACCTACGAGAAGGGCGCCAAAGTCGGCATCCAGTTCGAGGAGGACGCAGCCCGCGTCCTGAAAGACTGATGACGACAGCCACGCTCTCCCCAACCATGCCTTCCAAGGCCGCGTTGTTCGAGGCCCAGGCGGTGAAAGCCGGCGCGCGGCGCAACAGGCTGCTGTCGCTACCGGCGCTGATCATCATCGGCATTTTCGGCGTGCTGCCGCTCCTTATCATCTGCGTCTATTCGTTCCTTGTCGCGGCGCCCTATGGTGGCGTGCAGTGGCAGTTCTCGACCGACGCCTATCTGAACTTCCTGTTCCAGCGCGACATCTTCGACGACACGCTGCAATTCACGCCGGACTTCCTGATCATCTACCTGCGCTCGTTCCTGTTCGCGGTGGTGACGACAGTCATCTGCCTGCTGCTCGGCTTCCCGACCGCCTATTTCATGGCCACCCGCCCGCCGGCGCAGCGCAACTGGTGGGTGCTTCTTATCACCATTCCGTTCTGGTCGAACCTCCTGGTGCGTACGCTGGCGATCATGTTCATCATCCGCGACGAGGGCCTGATCAACAACGCGCTGATGGCATTGGGCGTGATCGATAAGCCGATCACCATGCTCTACACCAATTTCGCCATCCAGCTCGGCCTGCTCTACGCCTTCCTGCCGTTCATGGTGCTGCCGCTCTATTCGAGCCTGGAGAAGCTCGACTTCCGGCTGATCGAGGCGGCCTACGATCTCTACGCGACGCGCCGCCAGGTGCTGTGGCGGGTGATCATTCCGCTTTCCAAGCCCGGCATCATCGCCGGCTGCCTGCTGGTCTTCATCCCGGCGCTCGGTGCCTATGTGACGCCGCTGATCCTGGGCGGCGGTGTCCACCTGATGATCGGTGACCTGATTGCCCAGCAATTCGGTTCCGGGCGCAACTGGCCGCTCGGCTGCGCGCAGGCGCTGATCCTGATGGCCGCGGTGCTGGTGGCGCTCTACTTCTACGTCCGCAACACGTCGGGGAAGGTGCAGCATGGCTGAACCGCGCACCATCGACATCAAGGACCAGCCGGGCTTCCGCTCGATCGCCATCATCTGCCTGCTGGTGCTCTACATCCCGGTGCTCATCCTGATGATCTTCTCGCTGAACAGCGGCTCGCTGGTCACGCATTGGGAAGGCGTCACGCTCGGCTGGTACGGCAGCGCGCTGCGCAACGCGGAGTTCCACAACGCGGCCCGCAACACGCTGATCATTTCGGTCACCGCTACGATCGTCTCGACCATCTGCGCGACGCTTGCAGCGATCGGGATGACCAGAGTGAAGCCGTGGCGCGGGCTGGCGGCGGCCTTCATGGTGATCAACCTGCCGCTGATGGTGCCGGAGATCATCACGGCGGTGGCGACGCTCTCCTTCTTCGCGCTGATCGCCGGCACGTTCGGGCTGAATTTCGGCATCGGCAATTTGATCCTTGCCCATACCGTGTTCTGCATCCCCTTCGCCTATATGCCGATCCGGGCGCGGCTCGAGGACATGGACCTGACGCTGGAATATGCGGCGGCGGACCTCTACGCGACGCCGTGGAACGCCTTCAAGCGCATCACGCTGCCGCTGCTGGTGCCCGGCATCATGTCGGGCGCCGCGCTCGCTTTCATCGTCTCCTTCGACGATTTCACCATCACGCAGCTCGTCGCCGGTCCCGGCCAGACGACGCTGCCTCTCTACATCTGGAACCAGATTCGGCGGCCGATGACGCCGGAGATCAACGCCATCTCCACAATCCTGCTTCTGGTGTCGATCCTGTTCGTCTCGATCTCGTTCCTGATAGCGCGGCGACGCGCCAAATGACCCGTGAACTCCAACACAACAATGGGAAGGCAAGGAGAACATAAAATGTCTGGAAAACTGATGGCGGCCGTTTCCGCGGCCGTGCTGTTATGGGCCGTGCCCGCGCTCGCCGACGGCGAACTGCACATCTACAACTGGGGCGACTATACCAACCCCAAGCTGATCGAGAAGTTCGAGAAGCAATACAACATCAAGGTGACGCTGGACGACTATGATTCCAACGAAACCATGCTGTCCAAGGTGCGCGCCGGCAATTCCGGCTACGACATCGTGGTGCCGTCCGACTACACCGTGAAGATCATGATCGAAGAGGGCCTGCTCGAAAAGACCGAGCCCAACGCGATGCCGAACGGCAAGAACATCGATCCACGCTTCGTCGACATCTATTGGGACAAGGGCCGCCACTACACCGCGCCATGGCAGTTCGGCACGACGACATTCGCCGTCAATATGGACAAGTTCAAGGGCGACATCGACACGCTGGCGATCCTGTTCAATCCGCCGGATGAGCTGAAGGGCCAGATCAACGTGCTCGACGACGTCAACACCGTCATGCACGCGGCCGAACGCTATGCCGGCGTGCCGCGCTGTGGCGCCGACAAGGCCAATTTGAAGAAGATCAACGACATCCTGACGGCTGCCAAGCCGTCGTGGAAGACCTTCAGCTACGACACCATCACCAAGATCACCTCGGGCGACGTGGTCGTGACCGAGCAGTGGAATGGCGCAGCCTACCGCTCGCGCCAGAAGATCCCGGCGATCAAATATGCCTATCCGAAGGAAGGCATTGAGGGCTGGATGGATAATGTCGCGGTGCTGAAGGGCGCCAAGAACCTCGAGAACGCCAAGCTGTTCCAGGACTTCGTCATGGCGCCTGAGAATGCGGCGCTGATCTCCGAGTTCGCCGGCTACGACAACGGCATTGCCGGCAGCCACAAATTCCTGCCGGCGGAGTTCGCCAACTCGCCGGAGATCAGTCCGCCGGCCGGTTCGGCGACGCCGGAATTCGTGCCGCCGTGTCCGCCGGAGGTGGTGGAGATCTACAACAAGATCTGGACGAACCTGCGCAAATAGCTCCGCCGCAAAGCATGAAGGAGGGGAGGCTCCGGCCTCCCTTTCTTGTGTCCAGGGAGGAAATCCTGACGTCCTATCGCAACTCCGATCCGCGGCCGCCGATCATGCAGGGGTCGCCGCCGGCCATGGTGGTGCCAAAGCTCGACTGGGACCGGCCGCCCTGGAACCGCTGGGCTTTCCAGCATATCCGCGAGTTCCTGCCGACCGTGGAGGTCTGGCGCGGCCATGGCCATCGCCGTCGTCTCGAGCGTGCCGAGGTCGATCTCGACGGCCTGGCGGTGGCGGATGGCGAAGGCCGCCCAACGACGCTCGCCGGACTGCTCGACGAGACCTATACCGACGGCTTCCTGGTGCTGAAGGACGGCAGGGTTGCCTATGAGCACTACTTCAACGGCATGGACGAGCGCACGCCGCATCTGTCGCAGTCGATGGCGAAATCCGTCACCGGTTCTGTCTTCGGCATCCTGGTCGGGCGCGGTCTGATCGATCCGGCCAAATTGGTCACCGACTATCTTCCAGAGCTCGGTGAGACGGCCTGGGCTGGCGCCACCGTGCAGCACGTGCTCGACATGACGACGGGCGTGCGCTTCTCCGAGGAGTATACCGATCGCTATTCCGAGATCGGCCAGGTCGATGTCGCCAGCGGCTGGAAACCGGTGCCGCCGGGCAGCGATCCCGATTTCCATTGGCCATCGCATCTGTTCGAACTGATCCTGCGGCTGAAGGACAAGGTGCGCTCGCACGGCGAGGCCCTCGAATACCGCTCGATCGAAACCGACGTGCTCGCCTTCATCATGGAGCGGGTGAGCGGCAGGCGGCTGGCGCAGCTCGTCTCGGAAGAGCTCTGGCAAAAGCTCGGCGCCGACGAGAGCGCCTGCTTCACCGTCGACAGCGCCGGCTATGCGCTGGCCGACGGTGGCTTCAACGCGACGCTGCGCGACTACGGCCGCTTTGGTCAGCTCATCCTCGACAATGGCGGCGGGGTCATTCCGGCCGATTGGATCGCGGCGACGCGGACGGGCAGGCACGGACCGAATTTCAATCCGAGCCTTCCGGACGGCAGCTACCGCAACCAGTTCTGGATCGAGGATTCGCGCTCGCGCTCGCTGATGTGTCGCGGTGTGTTCGGGCAGTTGATCCACATCGACTGGGACAACAGGATGGTCGTGGTGAAGCTTTCGACCTATCCGGATTTCACCAACATCGCCTATTCGGTGGCGACGCTGAAGGCCGTGCACGCCATCGCCGCGGCTCTCGCCTGAAAATCAGAGACAAAAGTACCGGGAGACAATCGTGGCCGGCAAGACTGCGTTCGAGACCAGATACGGCTTTGCCCGCAAGGACGTGCGGCTCGACAACTGGCGGCTGAGGCCGTTCAGCCAATGGTCGTTCCAGAATGTCGGCGAACTCGTCCCGTCGGTGCATGTTGCCGCCGCGCCCGGCGGCGAGGAGCAGGCAAAGCCTCTCGGTGCGCTGCTCGAAGAAAAGGTCAAGCTCGCTGGCGGCGCCGAAACCGTCGAAGCCTTCCTCAGGCGTTCCGACACCGACGGGCTGTCGATCATGAAGGGCGGCAGGCTGATCGGCGACTGGGCGGCGCCGCATATGGCGTTCGGCCAGCGCCACATCGTCTTTTCGATCAGCAAATCGGTGACGGCCATCCTCGCCGGCATACTGGAAGACGAGGGGGTGTTCGACTTTGAAGCGCCGGTGACTGAGTACATTCCCGAAGCCAAGCGCTCGGCCTATGGCGATGCCAGCGTGCGCAATGTGCTCGACATGACGGTCAGCCTCGATTTCGAGGAAGCCTATCTCGATCCGGAAAGCGCCTTCGCCCGATACCGCCGCGCGACGCTGTGGAATCCCGGCGGCGGCTCGGAAAGCCTTGCGGCATTCCTGCTGACGCTGCAGCGCCTCGCCGAGCCGCACGGGCAGACCTACCGCTACCGCTCCCCCAATTCGGATACGCTGGGCATTCTTGTCGAGCGGGCATCCGGCAAACGCGTCAGCGACCTGTTAGCCGAGAAATTGTGGCTGCCGCTCGGCGCTGCGAGCGAGATGTCCGTCACCGTCGACATGGAAGGCACGGCGCGCACCGCCGGCGGCATGTCGATGACGCCGCGCGATCTTGCCCGCATCGGCGAGATGATGCGGCAGGGCGGCATGGCCAATGGCCGGCGCATCGTGCCTGAGGCCTGGGTGCGCGACACGGTTGCCACCGGCGGCAGCCATGAAGCCTGGCAGCGCGGCACGATGGCGTTCCTCTTCCCCGAAGGGCGCTATCGCAACAAATGGTACCAGATGGGCAAGGCAAGCGGCGCCTTCTGCGGCATCGGCATCCACGGCCAATGGATTTACGTCGACCCCAAGACGGAAGTGGTCATCGCCAAGATGTCGTCGCAGCCGGAGCCGGTGGATGACAAGCTTGACGTCGATATCGTAGCGTTTTTCGAGACACTGAGCGGCATGGTTTGAGGGGCTTATCGAGCCGACTGTCTATGTCGGCTCCGCCCCTCATCCGCCTGCCGGCACCTTCTCCCCGTATAGTGACGGGGAGAAGGAGGACGGCCACAGCCTCGGCGCCCTTCTTGCAACGCTGGCGACTGGCGAAACCGTCGATGAGAGCACCCCTCTCCCCGTCACCATACGGGGAGAGGGGTGCCGGCAGGCAGGTGAGGGGCGGCGCCCACGTTAGACCGCTTTCCTGTGGACCTTTCCGCCGGCCGAAACCAACCCGGTTGGCGCAGCCGGCATCCCGGCCTATGGTCGCCGCTCTTTCGACAGGGACCAGCATGGCATCGGACATCACGCGCATCGCAGCAATCATCGCGGCCGAGATCGGTTCGCGGCCGGAGCAGGCCGCGGCGGCGATCGGGCTTCTCGACGAAGGCGCTACGGTGCCGTTCGTGGCGCGTTACCGCAAGGAAGTCACCGGCGGGCTCGACGACACGCAGTTGCGCGATCTTTCCGAGCGGCTTGCCTATCTGCGCGAGCTCGATGCGCGTCGCGAGACGATACTCGGCTCGATCCGTGAGCAGGGCAAGCTGACCGAGGATCTGGAAGCCAAGATCGCGGCGGCAAGCACCAAGGCCGAGCTCGAGGACATCTACCTGCCCTATAAGCCGAAGCGCCGGACCAAGGCCGAGATCGCCAAGGAACGCGGGCTCGGGCCGCTGGCCGAAGCGATCCTGGCCGACCGTTCAGCGGTGCCGACCGAGCTCGCGCTCGCCTATGTCACCGAAGAAGTGCCCGAGGCGAAGGCGGCGCTCGAAGGCGCGCGCGACATCCTGTCGGAGCAGTTCGCCGAGAATGCCGATCTGGTCGGCAAGCTGCGCGCCTACATGAAGGAACGCGCTTTCCTGCGCGCCAGGGTCGTCGACGGCAAGCAGGAAGCCGGCGCGAAATTTTCGGACTATTTCGACCATGTCGAGCGTTGGGCCGGTGTGCCCAGCCACCGCGCCTTGGCCATGCTGCGCGGCCGCAACGAGGAAGTGCTGTCGCTCGACATCGAGGTCGATGTCGATGATCAATCGCCGGTGAAGCCGGTTGAGCGCATGATCGCCAACGCCTATGCGATCGGCGCGAGCTTGCCGGGCGATCGCTGGCTGATGGAGGTCGCCGGCTGGACCTGGCGGATAAAACTGTCGCTGCACCTGACGCTCGACCTGATGCGCGACCTGCGCGAGCGCGCCGAGGAAGAGGCGATCCACGTCTTCGCCCGCAACCTCAAGGATTTGCTGCTTGCAGCCCCCGCCGGTTCGCGGCCGACCATGGGGCTCGATCCCGGCATCCGCACCGGCGTCAAGGTGGCGGTGGTCGACGGCACGGGCAAGCTGGTGGCGACAACGACGGTCTATCCGTTCCCGCCGAGGAACGATGTGCGCGGCACCCAAGTCGAACTCGCCGCGCTTATCCGCCTGCACAAGGTGGAGCTGATCTCGATCGGCAACGGCACCGGCAGCCGCGAGACCGAGAAGCTGGTGGCCGACATGCTGTCGGATCTGCCGGCCGGTGCCGGGCCGAAGCCGCTCAAGGTGATCGTCAGCGAGGCGGGTGCCTCGGTCTATTCGGCTTCCGCGACGGCAGCGGCAGAGTTCCCGGGCCTGGACGTGTCGCTGCGTGGCGCGGTGTCGATCGCGAGGCGCCTGCAGGACCCGCTCGCCGAGCTGGTCAAGATCGAGCCGAAGTCGATCGGCGTCGGCCAGTACCAGCACGATGTCGACCAGTACCGGCTTGGCCGCTCGCTGGAAGCGGTGGTGGAGGACGCGGTCAACGCCGTCGGCGTCGACCTCAACACGGCGTCCGCGCCGCTGCTCGCGCGCGTTTCAGGGTTGGGGCCGTCGCTCGCGGAAGCAATCGTGGCGCATCGCGACGCCAGCGGTGCTTTCGGAACACGACGCGACTTGCTCAAGGTTGCACGGCTCGGGCCGCGCGCGTTCGAGCAGTGCGCCGGCTTCCTGCGCATCCCGAACGGCGTGGAGCCGCTCGATGCTTCCTCGGTGCACCCGGAAGCCTATGGCGTGGCGAAAAGGATAGTCGCTGCCTGCGGACGCGACGTGCGCTCGCTGATGGGCGACAGCGCGGCACTCAAGGCGCTCGACCCGCGCGTCTTCGTCGACGAACGCTTCGGTCTGCCGACCGTGCGCGACATCATCGCCGAGCTGGAAAAGCCTGGACGCGACCCGCGTCCCGGCTTCAAGACGGCGACCTTTGCCGAGGGTGTCGACGACATCAAGGACCTGAAGCCCGGCATGCTGCTCGAAGGCACCGTCACCAATGTCGCGGCCTTCGGCGCCTTCGTCGACATCGGCGTCCACCAGGACGGACTGGTGCATGTCTCGCAACTGGCCGACCGCTTCATCAAGGATGCGCATGAGGTGGTGAAGGCGGGCGACGTGGTGAAGGTTCGCGTCGTCGACGTCGACATCAAGCGCAAGCGCATCGGGCTTTCGATGCGCAAGGATGGCGGCGAGGGCGCTCCCCGCGGCGGCCAGCGAGATCAGGGGGGCAAGCCCGCGCCGCGCTCTCCGGCTCCGCATCGGCAACAGGAGCGGCCGGCGCAGGGCGCGTTTGGCGCGGCGCTCGCCGAGGCGATGAAGCGCAAATAGCTACCAGGCCAGAACAGCCGGTTCCTTCTCGACCTGGCCCAGCAGCCAATCGCGAAAGCTGGCGACGGGGGCATGGCCGCGCTTGTCGTGCGGCACGACGAGGTAATAGGCGCTGCGGCTCTGCATCGGTTGGCCGGGCGCCGGGACCAACTGGCCGCGCTGCAACTCGCCGGCAATCAGGATTTCCGGCAGCAGCGCGACGCCAAGACCTGCCATGCAGGCCTGGGCGACGGTGCCGAACTGCTCGAACTGCATGCCGGGGCCGGTCGGCGCGTCGAGCCCCTGATGCTCGAACCATTCGCTCCAGGCGCCGGGGCGCGTCGC from Mesorhizobium sp. M1E.F.Ca.ET.045.02.1.1 includes the following:
- a CDS encoding serine hydrolase, whose translation is MTSYRNSDPRPPIMQGSPPAMVVPKLDWDRPPWNRWAFQHIREFLPTVEVWRGHGHRRRLERAEVDLDGLAVADGEGRPTTLAGLLDETYTDGFLVLKDGRVAYEHYFNGMDERTPHLSQSMAKSVTGSVFGILVGRGLIDPAKLVTDYLPELGETAWAGATVQHVLDMTTGVRFSEEYTDRYSEIGQVDVASGWKPVPPGSDPDFHWPSHLFELILRLKDKVRSHGEALEYRSIETDVLAFIMERVSGRRLAQLVSEELWQKLGADESACFTVDSAGYALADGGFNATLRDYGRFGQLILDNGGGVIPADWIAATRTGRHGPNFNPSLPDGSYRNQFWIEDSRSRSLMCRGVFGQLIHIDWDNRMVVVKLSTYPDFTNIAYSVATLKAVHAIAAALA
- a CDS encoding extracellular solute-binding protein, translating into MSGKLMAAVSAAVLLWAVPALADGELHIYNWGDYTNPKLIEKFEKQYNIKVTLDDYDSNETMLSKVRAGNSGYDIVVPSDYTVKIMIEEGLLEKTEPNAMPNGKNIDPRFVDIYWDKGRHYTAPWQFGTTTFAVNMDKFKGDIDTLAILFNPPDELKGQINVLDDVNTVMHAAERYAGVPRCGADKANLKKINDILTAAKPSWKTFSYDTITKITSGDVVVTEQWNGAAYRSRQKIPAIKYAYPKEGIEGWMDNVAVLKGAKNLENAKLFQDFVMAPENAALISEFAGYDNGIAGSHKFLPAEFANSPEISPPAGSATPEFVPPCPPEVVEIYNKIWTNLRK
- a CDS encoding serine hydrolase, with the protein product MAGKTAFETRYGFARKDVRLDNWRLRPFSQWSFQNVGELVPSVHVAAAPGGEEQAKPLGALLEEKVKLAGGAETVEAFLRRSDTDGLSIMKGGRLIGDWAAPHMAFGQRHIVFSISKSVTAILAGILEDEGVFDFEAPVTEYIPEAKRSAYGDASVRNVLDMTVSLDFEEAYLDPESAFARYRRATLWNPGGGSESLAAFLLTLQRLAEPHGQTYRYRSPNSDTLGILVERASGKRVSDLLAEKLWLPLGAASEMSVTVDMEGTARTAGGMSMTPRDLARIGEMMRQGGMANGRRIVPEAWVRDTVATGGSHEAWQRGTMAFLFPEGRYRNKWYQMGKASGAFCGIGIHGQWIYVDPKTEVVIAKMSSQPEPVDDKLDVDIVAFFETLSGMV
- a CDS encoding ABC transporter permease encodes the protein MTTATLSPTMPSKAALFEAQAVKAGARRNRLLSLPALIIIGIFGVLPLLIICVYSFLVAAPYGGVQWQFSTDAYLNFLFQRDIFDDTLQFTPDFLIIYLRSFLFAVVTTVICLLLGFPTAYFMATRPPAQRNWWVLLITIPFWSNLLVRTLAIMFIIRDEGLINNALMALGVIDKPITMLYTNFAIQLGLLYAFLPFMVLPLYSSLEKLDFRLIEAAYDLYATRRQVLWRVIIPLSKPGIIAGCLLVFIPALGAYVTPLILGGGVHLMIGDLIAQQFGSGRNWPLGCAQALILMAAVLVALYFYVRNTSGKVQHG
- a CDS encoding ABC transporter ATP-binding protein codes for the protein MPEQPGKNAIEVRGVRKVFGTGENQVAALDTVSVSIRENEFFTLLGPSGCGKTTLLRLIAGFDFPTAGEILLHGQDIAPLPPFKRPVNTVFQSYALFPHMTVAENIGFGLEMLGKPKAEIEARVAQMLKLVKMEALKARRTSQISGGQQQRVALARALAPQPKVLLLDEPLSALDYKLRKEMQIELKRLQHETGITFIFVTHDQEEALTMSDRIAVMSAGKILQVGTPRDIYDRPAERFVADFIGETNFLAGTVVSKKPGVATVKFARSATIAAGYPEGFDPTGEVTLVVRPEHADLVPDPAKGTIAGTLSNIVYFGTDTHYHVKLDGGENFIVRHQNSRSSPVTYEKGAKVGIQFEEDAARVLKD
- a CDS encoding Tex family protein, which codes for MASDITRIAAIIAAEIGSRPEQAAAAIGLLDEGATVPFVARYRKEVTGGLDDTQLRDLSERLAYLRELDARRETILGSIREQGKLTEDLEAKIAAASTKAELEDIYLPYKPKRRTKAEIAKERGLGPLAEAILADRSAVPTELALAYVTEEVPEAKAALEGARDILSEQFAENADLVGKLRAYMKERAFLRARVVDGKQEAGAKFSDYFDHVERWAGVPSHRALAMLRGRNEEVLSLDIEVDVDDQSPVKPVERMIANAYAIGASLPGDRWLMEVAGWTWRIKLSLHLTLDLMRDLRERAEEEAIHVFARNLKDLLLAAPAGSRPTMGLDPGIRTGVKVAVVDGTGKLVATTTVYPFPPRNDVRGTQVELAALIRLHKVELISIGNGTGSRETEKLVADMLSDLPAGAGPKPLKVIVSEAGASVYSASATAAAEFPGLDVSLRGAVSIARRLQDPLAELVKIEPKSIGVGQYQHDVDQYRLGRSLEAVVEDAVNAVGVDLNTASAPLLARVSGLGPSLAEAIVAHRDASGAFGTRRDLLKVARLGPRAFEQCAGFLRIPNGVEPLDASSVHPEAYGVAKRIVAACGRDVRSLMGDSAALKALDPRVFVDERFGLPTVRDIIAELEKPGRDPRPGFKTATFAEGVDDIKDLKPGMLLEGTVTNVAAFGAFVDIGVHQDGLVHVSQLADRFIKDAHEVVKAGDVVKVRVVDVDIKRKRIGLSMRKDGGEGAPRGGQRDQGGKPAPRSPAPHRQQERPAQGAFGAALAEAMKRK
- a CDS encoding ABC transporter permease, which translates into the protein MAEPRTIDIKDQPGFRSIAIICLLVLYIPVLILMIFSLNSGSLVTHWEGVTLGWYGSALRNAEFHNAARNTLIISVTATIVSTICATLAAIGMTRVKPWRGLAAAFMVINLPLMVPEIITAVATLSFFALIAGTFGLNFGIGNLILAHTVFCIPFAYMPIRARLEDMDLTLEYAAADLYATPWNAFKRITLPLLVPGIMSGAALAFIVSFDDFTITQLVAGPGQTTLPLYIWNQIRRPMTPEINAISTILLLVSILFVSISFLIARRRAK